CTTGCCGGATTGGGGCTGCGCACCACCCAGGCCAACCTGCAGCCGCATAGCCGGCCAGCGCGTACACTGCGCACTGGCCTGCACCGAAAAGCTGTGCCAGTACGTGCGCGGCACGGCATACCCCGTAGGCCCTTGCCCGCTGGCAGCGCCCGAGGGCTGATAGTAAAAAGTGGTTGCCTCGAACTGCGCATAGCGCACCCAGCTCAGGCGGTATGCGGCGCCTAGGTTAAACTGCACGGCTCCTTCGGAAACAGGCACCACAACGGCATAGGCCTGCGCGTAGTAGCGGCTGAAGCGCGCATCCACGCGCCGGTACTCATCGGCCTGCCCACCCGCCATCGAAAAGGATAAGTCGGGCACGAACTCCTGGTAGGCGCTTTCGCCTTGCCCGTAGCCGGCCAGCAGGCCCACGGTGTAAGCCTGCTTTAGCGTGATGTAGCTGCCGAGGCCGGCCTCCCATTGCTGCTGCCGGCGCTCGTTGTTGCGCCTAGGCCTGATTTCGGCGGGCCCAAACAGGCTTTTGCTGGCAGTAGCCGTGAGCAGCAGGTGCGGCACGGGTATGCCGGTGGCCGAGGCGTAAGCCGATTGGTTCTGATCGATGCCCGCTGTTATTTCTGCTTGCCGCGCCTGGGTTACCATCGGCACGGTTGGCTGCAGCGGGTAGTAAACCGATTGGTTGCAGGCGCTTAGCAGAGTCGTAACACCTAGGAAGACTAAAACTGCAGGTAGCGCACGCATCTGTTTCGGGATAGATAACTCGGGGTAATACCGCTCAATATAGGTAGGCCTGACTGGTATAGGTGCCTAATTGGCCCACGGTAGAAAAAGAAACCGCCGCCCGATCTTTCGATCCGGCGGCGGTTTGGTTTAGCAGCGTTTCAGCTCGGCTACTTCGCGTAGGCCACGGCGCGCATCTCGCGGATAACCGTCACCTTAATCTGGCCGGGGTACTGCATTTCCTTCTCGATTTTCTGTGAAATCTCGCTGGAAAGCTCCTGGGCGCGGTCGTCGGTTACGTTGTCGGCATCCACGATTACGCGCAGCTCGCGGCCCGCCTGAATGGCGTAGCACTGGTTCACGCCTTTGAAAGCGTGGGCCGTTTCTTCGAGCTGCTTGAGGCGTTTGATGTAGCTCTCCATCATTTCGCGGCGGGCGCCGGGGCGCGAGCCGCTGATGGCGTCGCAGGCCTGCACGATGGGCGAAATGAGCGCGGTCATCTCGATTTCGTCGTGGTGGGCGCCGATGGCGTTTACCACGTCGGGGTGCTCCTTGTACTTCTTGGCCAGCTCCATGCCCAGGATGGCGTGGGGCAGCTCGGGCTCCTCGGTGCTTACCTTGCCAATGTCGTGCAGCAGGCCGGCGCGCTTAGCGTGCTTCACGTTCAGGCCCAGCTCGGCGGCCATGGTGGCGCACAGGTTGGCTACTTCGCGCGAGTGCTGCAGCAGGTTTTGGCCGTACGACGAGCGGAAGCGCATGCGACCCACCATCTTAATCAGCTCGGGGTGCAAGCCGTGGATGCCGAGGTCGACGATGGTACGCTCGCCGATTTCGACGATTTCCTCCTCGATGTTCTTGCGCGTTTTGGCCACAATCTCCTCGATGCGGGCCGGGTGAATGCGGCCGTCTTTCACGAGCAAGTGCAGCGAGAGGCGGGCAATTTCGCGGCGTACCGGGTCGAAGCCCGAGATGATGATGGCCTCGGGCGTATCGTCAACGATGATTTCGACGCCGGTAGCGGCTTCCAGGGCGCGGATGTTACGGCCTTCGCGGCCGATAATCTTGCCCTTCACGTCGTCCGACTCGATGTTGAAAACCGACACGCAGTTCTCGATGGCGTGCTCGGCAGCGGTGCGCTGAATAGTTTCCAGCACCACCTTTTTGGCATCTTTGGTAGCCGTGAGGCGGGCTTGCGCCACGGTGTCTTTGATGTACGACGAAGCCTGAATCTGGGCCTCGTTCTTCAGCGACTCCACGAGCTGCTCGCGGGCTTCGGCAGCCGTGAGGCCGGCAATGGCCTCCAGCTGGCGCTGCAACTGGTGGCGCTGCTCGTCTACCTCGTCCTGGTCTTGGCGCAGCTGATCCACGAGCTGCTCGTGGGCAGCGCGGCGCTTTTCTTCCTGAGCTTCAAGGCGCTCCTGCTGGCGCTGGGCGTCGTTCTGTACTTTCTCGCGCAGCGTATCGAGCTCTTTTTCCTTGCGCTGCACTTGCTCCAGCTGGCGCTGGGTAGCCTGGGTAAGCTGCTTGATGCTGGCTTCCTGCTGCACCACTACTTCGCGGCGCTGCGAAAGGTCTTGTTCGGCCTCTTGGCGGAGGCGACGCAGCTCCTGCTCAGACTCGTTCCGAATCTGGCGGGCTTTGTCTTTGGCCTGCTGAATGCGCTCTTCGCGCACACGGTTGGCTTTGGCTTCGGCCTCTTGCAAGAGCTCCTGCGCGCGGGCTTGCGCCTGCGCTTCGGCATCTTGCCTAGCCTTGCCAGCCATCTGCCGGCCGATGAAGAAGCCCACAACCAGGGCTACTACGGCTGCCAGCACGATGTATATTATTTCGGGCATGGTATGGTGATGTTGGGGAGGGTGATACAAACACCATAGCCTGCGCAAAGCGTTCTGCCGCAACGGCAGCGAGCGGCCGGGCCGTCTGCCCCAGGCCGTGAGCGGTATTACGTAATCAGTAGTTGGTAGCAAGTAATCGGACGCCCACCAGCGGGGCTAACAGTTATGTCCGATTTCCTAATACCCAATACCTGGTACAGCATACCAAGTACCAGTGCCATCAGGCAAGTACCACCGAGGCCAGCAGCTGATCGAGGCGGGAGAGGCGCTCGGTCAGGGCTGCATCGGTACCGTCCTTTTCCTTCACGGCCTTCATGCGGTCGGCCAGTGTGGTAAGCGCAATCATGGCCAGCAGGTCCTGCTTGTCCTGAATGCCGTATTGCTCCCGAAATTCCTTAATCCGTTCGTTGAGCATGCGCCCGGCTAAGCGTAGGCGCTCCTCTTCCTGCGGCGTTACCCGAAGGGGGTAGTCGCGGTCGGCAATGCGGATTTTGATGGATAGTTCGGTCACAGTCGCGGGTGCTTGGGGTGGGTCGGCTAGGTGGTTACTCCCTCAAATAGGCAAGGCACTTATCTAGTTCGCGGATGTATTCGTTGAGACGTTGTTTTAGCTCGGTTGCGGTAGCCGGTTCGCCAGCTATGGTGTTAGCAAGTTTAACAATATTTTCCTGGTTCTGGTGCTCGCGCAGCTGCTTGTCCCGGTCGCGCAGCTCGGCCTGGAGCTGCTGAATGGTGGTATGGGCATCGGCCAGTTCTTCGCGCACTTGCTGATAGGCAGCCACTAAAGTGGTTACCTGCCGTTCCAATCGGTCGAGTTGGGCAAGCTGCTGCGAGGAGGCCATCGGGTTTGATTTTCGTTATTGGTTTTTCGTTTTTCGGGTGGGTTTTTCAAAGATTTAAATCCAACCTACCCATGCGGGCTTTCGCATCGGGCGAATAACGAGCAACGAATAACGAAAAACCAACGCACTATTTGCGAATTACCGCTCCGGCCTGCTGCTCAAACTGCGTCATGAGCTTTTGCATCACCTGATCGATGGCCTGATCGGTGAGCGTCCGCTCGGGGTCTTGCAGCAGGAAGCTTAGCGAGTACGACTTCTTGCCGGCCCCTAGGTTTTCGCCCTGGTACACGTCGAACACGTTCACCTCGCGCAGCAGCTTCTTTTCGGCTTTGGTGGCAATCTGGCGCAGTTGCTCGAACGTCACGCCTAGGTCGACTACCAGCGACAGGTCGCGGCGGACTTCGGGGAACTTGGGCAGTTCCTGCACCGTGAGGGCCCCGCGGTATTTCTTGGTCAGCCAGGCCCAGTCGAGCTCGGCGTACCACACGGGCTGGCTCACGTCCATCTGCTTCAGCACCTTGGGCGATACGCTGCCTAGGTGCACCACGGGCTGGTTGTGCAGCAGCAGCGTGAGGCCGCCGTTGAGGTACGGGTGCTGCACGGGCTGCTGGCCCGGCTGCGCGTGGCCCAGGCTGCGCAGCACCTGCAGCACGGCGCCGCCTAGGTGGTGGAAGGCAGTTTTGGCATCGGGCTGCTGCCAGCTTTCGGCTTGCACGTTGCCCGTGAGGTAGATACCCAGCGTGGGACGCTCCTTGTAGCTGCCGTCGGGCTGGCGGTGGTAGCTGCGGCCGAACTCGTACAGCTTCAGGTCGCGCTGGCGGCGGTTTACGTTGTGGCGCACAATCTCGAGGCCGGTGTGCAGCAGCGTGGGGCGCATCACGTCGAGGTCTGCCGAGTTGTAGTTGAGCACGCGCACCAGGTTGGCATCGGGCTGCTCCGCGGTTTCGAAGTAGCGCGAGTTGGTGAGCGAGTTCGTCACAATTTCAGAATACCCTTGGCCGCTGAGCAGCTGCGACACGTCGCGGCGGAGCAGCTCGGTATCGGGCTGCGGGAAGCTGGCCAAGTAATCGGCGGCGTTGTGGGTGCGCAGCGGCACGTGGTCGAAGCCGTAGATGCGCAGGATTTCCTCCACCACGTCGGCTTCGCGGGTAACATCCACGCGGTACGGCGGCACCGACAAAATCCACTCGGGTCCGCCCGGCACGTCGTTTTCCTCCACAATCAGGATATCCAGATCGGTGAGAATCTGGCGAATGCGGTCGGGCGCGATGTAGTGGCCGATGAGCTTCTCGACGCGCGGCAGCAGCAGGCGCACCGGCGTGTGCTCAATGTGTTTGGGGTACTCATCTACCACGGGCGAAGCCACGCGGGCACCGGCCACCTCTTGCAGTAGCAGGGCCGCCCGCTTAAGCGCCAGCGGCACCATGTGCGGATCAGTACCGCGCTCAAAACGGAACGACGCGTCGGTTTTGAGTTGGTGGTTTTGAGCGGTTTTACGCGCTACGGCCGGGTTGAAATAGGCGCTTTCGAGGAATACGCGGGTGGTACCCTCGGTAACGCCCGAGCTTTTACCACCGAATACGCCGGCTAGCGCCAGCGCACGGCCTTCGGCATCAGCAATAACCAGGTCTTCGGCTTTCAGTGTGCGCTCAATGCCATCGAGGGTAGCAAACTGCTCGCCAGCGGCGGCGCGGCGCACCCGAATGCCGTTGCCGCCTATTTGGTCGGCATCGAACGCGTGCAGGGGCTGGCCCAGCTCGTGCAGCACGTAGTTGGTTACATCGACGACATTGTTGATGGGCGACAGGCCAATGCTGCGCAGGCGGCGCTGCATCCACTCGGGCGAGGGGCCTACTTGCACGCCTTCGAGCAGCAAGCCGGCGTAGCGCGGGCAAGCGTCGGCGTCTTCAATCTGCACCGAAATGGCCGTGCCGTTGGCCTGCGCCGGCGCGTGGAACTGCGTTACATCGGGCAGCTGCACGGGTTGGCGCAGCAGGGCGCGCAAATCGCGGGCTACGCCGAAGTGCGAGGCGGCATCGGCGCGGTTTGGCGTCAGGCCAATTTCCAGCACGTGGTCGGAGCCCAGGCCGAAGTACTGGGCAGCCGGCGTGCCGTTGGGCAGGTCGGTATCGAGCACCATAATGCCGGCGTGCGACGTGCCCAGACCGATTTCGTCCTCGGCGCAAATCATGCCTTCCGAGGCCGCCCCGCGGATTTTCGACTTCTTGATTTTAAAAGGCTCACCGCTGGTGGGGTGCAGCACGGCACCCTCCAAAGCTACCACCACGCGCTGGCCGGCGGCCACGTTGGGCGCACCGCACACAATGTTGCGCGGCGTAGCGTCGCCCACGTCCACGGTGGTAATGCTGAGCTTATCGGCGTCGGGGTGCTTCTGGCAGGTGAGCACCGTGCCCAGCACTACGCCCTGCAAACCGCCCGGCACGCTTTCCAGCTCCTCCAGGCCCTCAACTTCGAGGCCCGTGCTGGTGAGCAGCGCCGAAATCTCGGCCGGCGTTTTATCGGTGGGAAACAGGGTGCGGAGCCAGTCGAGGGAAATCTTCATAATGGGTCAGTTGGCTGCGGCCTAGGTAGCCCTGGGCCGTTTGGGCTGAAGCAGCAAAGGTAAACGCTGCCGCTCGATGTAGCGCGGCCGCAGCGCGAAGTAGCGCGGACTTTGTAGTCCGCGTCCTGGGATAGTATTCTTAATCGTTGCCGGTAGCGCAGTGTAGCGCGGGCTTTAGCCCGCGTTGGCGTGAACGAGTGGTGCCGCGCGATGCTGACCTGATGCCAGCCGTTCTGGCAAACGCGGGCTAAAGCCCGCGCTACATTCCTAGGTCAGATTTTACTATCCGGGGACGCGGACTACAAAGTCCGCGCCACAGCGCGCTACTGCGTGCTACAGCTCTTTGTAGGTCTTCTCCCCTACCGGCACCTCAATGCCCAGCCAGTTCTCTTTGGGCGGCATGGGGCACGAGGCTACGTTGTCGCCGTAGGCGCAGTACGGGTTGTAGGTGCGGTTGAAATCGAGCACTACCTGCTTGTCGTTTTCGCCGGGCATGTCTACATCGAGGTAACGGCCGGCGCCGTAGGTGGTGCGGCCGTTGG
The sequence above is drawn from the Hymenobacter sp. YIM 151858-1 genome and encodes:
- the rny gene encoding ribonuclease Y; this encodes MPEIIYIVLAAVVALVVGFFIGRQMAGKARQDAEAQAQARAQELLQEAEAKANRVREERIQQAKDKARQIRNESEQELRRLRQEAEQDLSQRREVVVQQEASIKQLTQATQRQLEQVQRKEKELDTLREKVQNDAQRQQERLEAQEEKRRAAHEQLVDQLRQDQDEVDEQRHQLQRQLEAIAGLTAAEAREQLVESLKNEAQIQASSYIKDTVAQARLTATKDAKKVVLETIQRTAAEHAIENCVSVFNIESDDVKGKIIGREGRNIRALEAATGVEIIVDDTPEAIIISGFDPVRREIARLSLHLLVKDGRIHPARIEEIVAKTRKNIEEEIVEIGERTIVDLGIHGLHPELIKMVGRMRFRSSYGQNLLQHSREVANLCATMAAELGLNVKHAKRAGLLHDIGKVSTEEPELPHAILGMELAKKYKEHPDVVNAIGAHHDEIEMTALISPIVQACDAISGSRPGARREMMESYIKRLKQLEETAHAFKGVNQCYAIQAGRELRVIVDADNVTDDRAQELSSEISQKIEKEMQYPGQIKVTVIREMRAVAYAK
- a CDS encoding cell division protein ZapA, translated to MTELSIKIRIADRDYPLRVTPQEEERLRLAGRMLNERIKEFREQYGIQDKQDLLAMIALTTLADRMKAVKEKDGTDAALTERLSRLDQLLASVVLA
- the pheT gene encoding phenylalanine--tRNA ligase subunit beta, which gives rise to MKISLDWLRTLFPTDKTPAEISALLTSTGLEVEGLEELESVPGGLQGVVLGTVLTCQKHPDADKLSITTVDVGDATPRNIVCGAPNVAAGQRVVVALEGAVLHPTSGEPFKIKKSKIRGAASEGMICAEDEIGLGTSHAGIMVLDTDLPNGTPAAQYFGLGSDHVLEIGLTPNRADAASHFGVARDLRALLRQPVQLPDVTQFHAPAQANGTAISVQIEDADACPRYAGLLLEGVQVGPSPEWMQRRLRSIGLSPINNVVDVTNYVLHELGQPLHAFDADQIGGNGIRVRRAAAGEQFATLDGIERTLKAEDLVIADAEGRALALAGVFGGKSSGVTEGTTRVFLESAYFNPAVARKTAQNHQLKTDASFRFERGTDPHMVPLALKRAALLLQEVAGARVASPVVDEYPKHIEHTPVRLLLPRVEKLIGHYIAPDRIRQILTDLDILIVEENDVPGGPEWILSVPPYRVDVTREADVVEEILRIYGFDHVPLRTHNAADYLASFPQPDTELLRRDVSQLLSGQGYSEIVTNSLTNSRYFETAEQPDANLVRVLNYNSADLDVMRPTLLHTGLEIVRHNVNRRQRDLKLYEFGRSYHRQPDGSYKERPTLGIYLTGNVQAESWQQPDAKTAFHHLGGAVLQVLRSLGHAQPGQQPVQHPYLNGGLTLLLHNQPVVHLGSVSPKVLKQMDVSQPVWYAELDWAWLTKKYRGALTVQELPKFPEVRRDLSLVVDLGVTFEQLRQIATKAEKKLLREVNVFDVYQGENLGAGKKSYSLSFLLQDPERTLTDQAIDQVMQKLMTQFEQQAGAVIRK